A stretch of the Ochrobactrum sp. BTU1 genome encodes the following:
- the smc gene encoding chromosome segregation protein SMC — MRFSKLRLVGFKSFVEPMEFVIEGGLTGVVGPNGCGKSNLVEALRWVMGENSYKNMRASGMDDVIFSGSATRPARNTAEVTLFLDNSDRTAPAAYNDQDELQVSRRIEREAGSVYRINGKEARAKDVQLLFADQSTGARSPSMVGQGRIGELIQAKPQARRALLEEAAGISGLHTRRHEAELRLRAAEGNLERLEDVVGELGSQIESLKRQARQANRFKALSADIRRAEAALLHLRWSQAKTQEGEAQSALAQATSVVGDMAQAQMNAAREQGVGAHKLPEMREAEAKAAAALQRLSIARTQLDEEDGRIRARRAELMKRLEQLTADIAREEQMVRENADILARLDEEEQELLASNEASGERDEELRAIFEESEIRLQDSENALARVTAERAEAAAERTQIERALQETQSRRDRLANQMETIERDIAAVTEQIGGLFDPAEKRVAVEAATDALAASEDAVTAAEELVSAAREQEAAGRQPLSEARTELNRIETEAQTLARILNAGETGQFPPVVEELQVEKGYEIALGAALGEDLDAASDTDAPVFWAYNPAAETDPVLPEGSVSLDRLVQGPQQLRRRLAQVGVVSDNDGPRLQASLRPGQRLVSKAGALWRWDGYTASADAPTPAAQRLAQKNRLAELEQEAISADARVKSAEQAVQRFEMAVREAVEQERVARDAWRANQRKLDDAREALAAVERAAGQLATKRAGLEEAKSRLEENLEEAQIRVVEAEDRLNEMPDMDSIGERHSAMTTEVQADRVQLAEARAAYEGQRREADNRSRRLAMIGLERRNWASRAENAAQQIAALNDRRSETADEAEALAEAPEEIESRRRALLNELSGADERRKQAADILAEAEAAQAELDKAATLAIQQLATSREQRARAEERLTAAEERRKDTEARIVDALNCAPHEAIRHTGLKPEDRMPDPDQLERQLERLRIERERLGAVNLRAEEESQELSARLEAIISEREDVIEAIKKLRQAIQSLNREGRERLLAAFDVVNAQFQRLFTHLFGGGTAELQLIESDDPLDAGLEILARPPGKKPQTMTLLSGGEQALTAMALIFAVFLTNPAPICVLDEVDAPLDDHNVERYCNLMDEMAASTETRFVVITHNPITMARMNRLFGVTMGEQGVSQLVSVDLQTAEQLREAS; from the coding sequence GGAAGTGACGCTTTTCCTCGATAATTCTGACCGCACAGCACCTGCTGCCTATAATGATCAGGACGAGTTGCAGGTTTCGCGCCGTATCGAGCGCGAAGCGGGTTCGGTTTATCGCATCAATGGCAAGGAAGCGCGCGCCAAGGATGTGCAGCTGCTCTTTGCTGATCAATCAACCGGCGCCCGCTCGCCATCCATGGTGGGACAGGGCCGGATTGGTGAACTCATTCAGGCCAAGCCACAGGCGCGTCGCGCGCTTCTGGAAGAAGCCGCAGGCATTTCCGGATTGCATACCCGTCGCCACGAGGCGGAATTGCGCCTTCGTGCAGCTGAAGGCAATCTTGAACGTCTCGAAGATGTCGTTGGCGAGCTTGGCAGCCAGATTGAAAGTCTGAAACGTCAGGCGCGTCAGGCCAATCGCTTTAAAGCACTTTCGGCTGATATTCGTCGGGCCGAAGCAGCTTTGCTTCATTTGCGCTGGTCGCAAGCCAAAACGCAGGAAGGCGAGGCGCAAAGCGCACTGGCACAGGCAACCTCTGTTGTCGGCGATATGGCGCAGGCACAGATGAATGCCGCGCGCGAACAGGGCGTTGGCGCGCATAAATTGCCTGAAATGCGTGAGGCAGAAGCCAAAGCCGCTGCCGCTTTGCAGCGTCTTTCAATCGCTCGCACCCAGCTCGACGAAGAAGACGGTCGTATTCGTGCCCGCCGTGCCGAGCTTATGAAACGGCTCGAACAGTTGACTGCCGACATTGCACGCGAAGAGCAAATGGTGCGCGAGAATGCCGACATTCTGGCACGGCTTGACGAGGAAGAGCAGGAGCTGCTCGCATCCAATGAAGCATCTGGCGAACGGGATGAAGAGTTGCGTGCGATTTTCGAGGAATCGGAAATCCGGTTGCAGGATAGCGAAAACGCGCTTGCTCGCGTGACCGCGGAACGCGCAGAGGCCGCTGCCGAACGAACGCAGATCGAGCGGGCCTTGCAGGAGACGCAAAGCCGTCGTGACCGTCTGGCGAACCAGATGGAAACAATCGAGCGCGATATTGCGGCGGTCACGGAGCAGATCGGTGGACTGTTTGATCCGGCTGAGAAGCGCGTTGCAGTTGAAGCTGCAACTGACGCACTGGCAGCATCCGAAGACGCGGTGACTGCCGCTGAAGAACTCGTGAGTGCTGCGCGTGAGCAGGAGGCGGCAGGCCGCCAGCCGCTCAGCGAAGCGCGCACTGAGCTTAATCGGATCGAGACCGAAGCGCAGACATTGGCGCGCATTCTCAATGCTGGAGAGACAGGACAGTTTCCGCCGGTTGTCGAAGAGTTACAGGTCGAAAAGGGCTATGAAATTGCCTTGGGTGCCGCTCTGGGTGAAGACCTTGATGCAGCGAGCGACACCGATGCTCCGGTCTTTTGGGCCTATAATCCGGCAGCCGAAACCGATCCGGTTCTGCCTGAAGGCAGTGTATCGCTTGATCGTCTGGTGCAAGGCCCTCAGCAATTGCGCCGCAGACTGGCGCAGGTCGGCGTGGTTTCTGACAATGATGGTCCGCGTTTGCAGGCTTCTCTGCGTCCTGGCCAGCGACTGGTCAGCAAGGCTGGTGCTCTGTGGCGCTGGGATGGCTATACTGCAAGTGCCGATGCGCCGACACCAGCTGCTCAGCGGCTTGCGCAAAAGAACCGTCTGGCGGAGCTTGAGCAGGAAGCAATCAGTGCTGACGCCCGCGTAAAGAGTGCCGAACAGGCCGTGCAACGTTTTGAAATGGCTGTTCGCGAAGCGGTTGAACAGGAACGCGTTGCCCGCGATGCCTGGCGTGCCAATCAGCGCAAGCTAGATGATGCGCGTGAGGCTCTGGCTGCTGTTGAACGTGCTGCGGGTCAGCTGGCCACCAAACGTGCTGGTCTCGAAGAAGCCAAATCGCGCCTTGAGGAAAACCTTGAGGAAGCACAGATCCGCGTTGTTGAAGCCGAAGACCGTCTCAACGAAATGCCCGATATGGATTCTATCGGCGAACGTCATTCGGCCATGACTACGGAAGTGCAAGCTGACCGCGTTCAGCTTGCGGAAGCTCGCGCTGCCTATGAAGGTCAGCGTCGCGAAGCCGACAACCGTTCGCGCCGTTTGGCGATGATTGGGCTTGAACGCCGCAACTGGGCGTCTCGTGCAGAAAACGCCGCGCAGCAGATTGCTGCACTAAATGATCGTCGTTCTGAGACTGCCGATGAAGCTGAAGCACTGGCGGAAGCACCGGAAGAGATCGAAAGCCGCCGCCGCGCTCTGCTTAATGAGCTTTCGGGAGCTGATGAGCGTCGCAAGCAGGCTGCCGACATTCTTGCTGAAGCAGAGGCTGCACAGGCAGAGCTCGACAAGGCCGCAACGCTTGCCATCCAGCAGCTTGCGACCAGCCGCGAACAGCGTGCGCGTGCTGAAGAGCGCCTGACAGCTGCCGAGGAACGTCGCAAGGATACGGAAGCGCGTATTGTCGATGCACTTAATTGTGCGCCGCACGAAGCGATCCGCCACACAGGTTTGAAGCCTGAAGACCGTATGCCTGATCCTGATCAGCTCGAGCGCCAGCTTGAACGTTTGCGGATCGAACGCGAGCGTCTTGGTGCAGTCAACTTGCGCGCGGAAGAGGAAAGTCAGGAGCTTTCGGCGCGTCTTGAGGCGATTATCTCCGAGCGCGAAGACGTCATTGAAGCGATCAAGAAACTGCGTCAGGCGATTCAGAGCCTCAACCGCGAGGGCCGTGAACGGTTGCTGGCTGCATTTGATGTTGTGAATGCGCAATTCCAGCGTCTGTTCACGCATCTTTTTGGTGGTGGTACTGCGGAATTGCAGCTCATTGAGAGCGATGATCCACTGGATGCAGGGCTGGAAATTCTGGCACGCCCACCCGGCAAAAAGCCGCAGACCATGACGCTGCTTTCAGGCGGCGAACAGGCACTGACTGCAATGGCGCTGATCTTTGCCGTGTTCCTGACGAATCCGGCACCGATCTGCGTGCTGGACGAAGTGGACGCGCCGCTCGACGACCATAATGTCGAGCGCTATTGCAATCTGATGGACGAAATGGCGGCTTCAACCGAAACGCGTTTCGTAGTCATCACGCATAATCCGATCACCATGGCGCGCATGAACCGCCTGTTTGGCGTGACCATGGGTGAGCAAGGCGTGAGCCAGCTTGTCTCGGTTGATCTTCAAACCGCAGAGCAGCTGCGCGAAGCAAGCTGA
- a CDS encoding VOC family protein, which produces MRITGKLDYLEMPAGNGSLDAAKSFYARAFGWSFVDYGPTYSAFAEGLDGGFDADPEATRKPLPVLYSAQLEETLKAVTEAGGTVVKPIFAFPGGRRFHFTDPAGNELAVWSEK; this is translated from the coding sequence ATGCGTATCACCGGCAAGCTTGATTATCTTGAAATGCCAGCGGGCAATGGATCACTGGACGCTGCGAAGAGTTTCTATGCGCGGGCTTTTGGTTGGTCGTTCGTCGATTATGGGCCGACCTATTCCGCCTTCGCGGAAGGTCTGGATGGCGGTTTTGATGCCGATCCGGAAGCGACGCGCAAGCCGTTGCCTGTGCTTTATTCCGCGCAGCTCGAAGAAACCTTGAAGGCTGTGACAGAAGCTGGTGGAACGGTTGTGAAGCCGATTTTTGCATTTCCCGGCGGCCGTCGTTTTCACTTCACCGACCCTGCCGGCAATGAGCTTGCTGTCTGGAGCGAGAAGTAA
- the ppdK gene encoding pyruvate, phosphate dikinase, whose translation MAKWVYAFGDGKAEGAASDRNLLGGKGANLAEMSSLGLPVPPGFTITTEVCTSYYDHERSYPDELDQQVQTALDQVAERTGRVFGGAEKPLLVSVRSGARASMPGMMDTVLNLGLNDETVQAIAREAGDERFAYDSYRRFIQMYSDVVLGVDHGFFEEILEDKKADLGVEVDTALSADDWKDVIGLYKAKVEEELGEPFPQDPREQLWGAISAVFSSWMNARAITYRRLHNIPAQWGTAVNVQAMVFGNMGETSATGVAFTRNPSTGEKKLYGEFLVNAQGEDVVAGIRTPQNITEEARIAAGSDKPSLEKVMPEAFADFLKVADRLEQHYRDMQDLEFTIERGKLWMLQTRSGKRTAKAALKMAVEMAAEGLITEEEAVLRIDPAALDQLLHPTIDPRAERIVIGQGLPASPGAATGEIVFSSEDAEQAKAEGRNVILVRVETSPEDIHGMHAAEGILTTRGGMTSHAAVVARGMGKPCVSGAGSLRVDYRNGTMLAAGQTFKKGDVITVDGGNGQVLKGKVAMLQPELSGDFGKLMEWADKTRRMKVRANAETPADARTARSFGAEGIGLCRTEHMFFEGERIIAMREMILADKEDGRRAALAKLLPMQRSDFVELFEIMKGLPVTIRLLDPPLHEFLPRTDEEVAEVASAMGVDADRLRERADSLHEFNPMLGHRGCRLAVSYPEIAEMQARAIFEAAIEAGKKTGEHVVPEVMVPLVGLKAELDFVKARIDAVAKEVIGESGVQIDYMVGTMIELPRAALRAAEIAETAEFFSFGTNDLTQTTFGISRDDAAPFLSTYQSRGVIEQDPFVSLDFDGVGELIQIAAERGRKTRDKLKLGICGEHGGDPASISFCEQTGLDYVSCSPFRVPIARLAAAQAAARNGKAS comes from the coding sequence ATGGCGAAGTGGGTGTACGCATTCGGTGATGGTAAGGCAGAGGGCGCTGCGAGTGATCGCAACCTTCTCGGCGGTAAAGGCGCGAACCTGGCTGAAATGAGCAGCCTTGGTCTGCCAGTGCCGCCCGGTTTTACGATCACGACGGAAGTGTGCACTTCCTATTACGACCATGAGCGGTCCTATCCCGACGAACTTGATCAGCAGGTGCAGACAGCACTTGATCAGGTGGCTGAGCGGACTGGACGCGTGTTCGGTGGTGCGGAAAAGCCGTTGCTTGTGTCGGTGCGATCGGGTGCGCGTGCATCCATGCCGGGCATGATGGATACGGTTCTGAACCTCGGTCTCAATGATGAGACAGTGCAGGCAATTGCGCGTGAGGCTGGCGACGAGCGTTTCGCCTATGACAGCTATCGCCGATTCATCCAGATGTATTCGGATGTCGTGCTGGGTGTCGACCATGGCTTCTTTGAAGAAATCCTCGAAGATAAGAAGGCCGATCTCGGCGTTGAAGTCGATACGGCTCTCAGTGCGGACGACTGGAAAGATGTGATCGGGCTCTACAAGGCGAAGGTCGAGGAAGAGCTCGGCGAGCCTTTTCCGCAAGACCCGCGCGAACAGCTTTGGGGAGCAATCAGTGCCGTTTTCTCCAGCTGGATGAACGCCCGCGCCATCACCTATCGTCGTCTGCATAACATCCCGGCCCAATGGGGTACGGCGGTGAATGTGCAGGCCATGGTGTTCGGCAATATGGGCGAAACGTCTGCGACCGGCGTTGCCTTCACCCGCAATCCATCGACCGGCGAAAAGAAGCTCTATGGCGAGTTTCTGGTCAATGCGCAGGGTGAAGATGTCGTTGCAGGCATTCGCACACCACAGAACATCACCGAAGAAGCGCGTATTGCTGCAGGCTCTGATAAGCCTTCGCTTGAAAAGGTCATGCCGGAAGCCTTTGCCGACTTTCTGAAAGTGGCAGATCGACTTGAACAGCATTACCGCGATATGCAGGATCTGGAATTCACCATCGAGCGCGGCAAGCTCTGGATGCTGCAAACCCGCTCCGGCAAGCGCACGGCAAAAGCAGCACTAAAAATGGCTGTTGAAATGGCCGCAGAAGGGCTGATTACTGAAGAAGAAGCCGTGCTGCGCATTGATCCGGCCGCACTCGACCAGCTTCTGCATCCGACCATCGATCCGCGAGCCGAGCGCATTGTTATAGGCCAAGGCTTACCTGCTTCTCCCGGCGCTGCGACAGGCGAAATCGTGTTCTCGTCTGAAGATGCAGAACAAGCAAAGGCCGAAGGCCGCAATGTCATTCTAGTGCGTGTTGAGACGAGCCCGGAAGACATTCACGGTATGCACGCGGCTGAGGGCATTCTGACCACGCGCGGCGGCATGACCAGTCACGCGGCAGTGGTTGCACGCGGCATGGGCAAGCCCTGCGTGTCGGGTGCAGGTTCTCTCCGTGTTGATTATCGCAACGGTACCATGCTGGCTGCTGGCCAGACTTTCAAAAAAGGCGATGTAATCACCGTTGATGGCGGCAACGGGCAAGTGCTGAAAGGCAAGGTTGCCATGCTGCAGCCCGAACTGTCGGGTGATTTCGGCAAACTCATGGAGTGGGCAGACAAGACCCGCCGCATGAAGGTGCGCGCCAATGCCGAAACGCCTGCCGATGCCCGTACTGCACGCTCGTTCGGGGCAGAAGGCATCGGTCTCTGCCGCACCGAGCATATGTTCTTTGAAGGCGAACGCATTATCGCGATGCGCGAGATGATCCTTGCCGACAAGGAGGATGGTCGCCGTGCGGCTCTAGCAAAGCTTCTGCCGATGCAACGCTCGGATTTTGTCGAGCTGTTCGAGATCATGAAGGGCTTGCCTGTCACAATCCGTTTACTCGATCCGCCTTTGCACGAATTCCTGCCACGCACCGATGAAGAAGTAGCAGAAGTGGCAAGCGCCATGGGCGTCGACGCCGATAGACTGCGCGAACGTGCCGATAGTCTTCATGAGTTCAATCCGATGCTCGGCCATCGCGGTTGCCGTCTGGCAGTATCCTATCCGGAAATCGCTGAAATGCAGGCGCGCGCGATCTTTGAAGCCGCCATTGAAGCAGGCAAGAAGACCGGTGAGCATGTCGTGCCGGAAGTCATGGTGCCGCTGGTCGGCCTCAAGGCAGAACTTGATTTTGTCAAAGCGCGCATCGATGCGGTGGCAAAAGAAGTGATCGGCGAGTCCGGTGTCCAGATCGACTATATGGTCGGCACGATGATCGAATTGCCGCGTGCCGCTCTTCGGGCCGCTGAAATTGCTGAAACGGCAGAGTTCTTCTCTTTTGGCACGAACGACCTCACGCAGACCACTTTCGGTATTTCGCGTGATGATGCAGCGCCATTCCTTTCGACCTATCAGAGCCGTGGTGTAATCGAACAGGACCCGTTCGTTTCATTGGATTTTGATGGCGTGGGAGAGCTGATCCAGATCGCAGCCGAGCGTGGACGCAAAACCCGCGACAAGCTCAAACTGGGTATTTGTGGCGAGCATGGCGGCGATCCGGCATCGATCAGCTTCTGCGAGCAAACAGGTCTTGATTACGTGTCCTGCTCGCCATTCCGAGTGCCGATTGCCCGACTGGCGGCAGCCCAAGCTGCAGCCCGCAATGGTAAAGCGTCCTGA
- a CDS encoding polysaccharide deacetylase family protein yields the protein MFRQLLAAGAALVCLSSVASAYDALPQPEKHEKISIVEPQLRIAKGGPASPQVALTLDACMGKTDHRILDVLVENRIPATIFVTARWLKQNAEAFAVMKAHPDLFDIENHGNLHVPAITNAPTMYNIKTAGSLDAVRSEIDGGADAIAKSGASKPQWYRDATARYSTDAIKLAQSMGYEIGGYSLNGDQGASLLAPVVARRISAARDGDVIISHINQPARSAGEGVAKGILALQAKGMKFVKLRDVRTTMTLNPVPAHNLHAIAPAAAVKPQAEK from the coding sequence ATGTTTCGTCAGTTGTTAGCGGCGGGGGCCGCGCTTGTTTGCTTGAGCTCTGTGGCCAGCGCCTATGACGCGCTACCGCAGCCAGAGAAGCACGAGAAAATCAGCATTGTTGAACCGCAATTGCGCATCGCCAAAGGTGGTCCTGCTTCGCCACAGGTCGCGCTGACGCTTGATGCCTGCATGGGCAAAACGGATCACCGTATTCTCGATGTGCTGGTAGAAAACCGCATTCCGGCGACAATTTTTGTCACCGCGCGCTGGTTGAAACAGAATGCCGAAGCTTTCGCGGTGATGAAGGCCCATCCTGATCTTTTCGATATCGAGAACCACGGCAATTTGCATGTACCAGCCATTACCAATGCGCCGACCATGTATAATATCAAAACGGCAGGTTCGCTTGATGCGGTCCGCTCCGAAATCGATGGTGGCGCTGATGCGATCGCTAAATCCGGCGCATCAAAGCCGCAATGGTATCGGGATGCCACGGCCCGTTATTCGACTGACGCTATTAAACTTGCGCAGAGCATGGGCTATGAGATCGGCGGCTACTCGCTCAATGGCGATCAGGGCGCATCCCTCCTTGCACCTGTCGTGGCCCGCCGTATTTCAGCGGCGCGCGATGGCGATGTCATCATTTCCCATATCAACCAGCCGGCACGTTCGGCAGGTGAAGGTGTTGCCAAAGGCATTCTTGCGCTTCAGGCAAAAGGCATGAAATTCGTGAAGCTACGCGATGTTCGGACGACGATGACGCTCAATCCGGTGCCAGCACACAATCTTCATGCAATAGCACCAGCTGCAGCTGTGAAGCCGCAGGCCGAGAAATAG
- a CDS encoding DUF1499 domain-containing protein, whose amino-acid sequence MRKLRYQRRQSRSAIWALRFGVFAAVLSALGLILHRFGKIETPDFVLVAAAGGIFAILALLCAAKGLRNLWVNGDKGGARSFWASFLACAVLLPLCFIASLWYGSPPLYDLTTDFETPPQFPSTMPARLTRMNSLSVEVQSDMLRQMSAYPDVMGRRYEAAPDRVAQGVENTLKAFGWKQISRDTPLPAQNATRFAATAHSTILGLKSDVVIRLLDEGETTYVDMRSVSRYGNRDMGLNAAFITEFLSALEGEVNKAPADVE is encoded by the coding sequence ATGAGAAAACTTCGCTATCAGCGCCGACAGTCGCGCTCCGCAATTTGGGCATTGCGGTTTGGCGTTTTTGCGGCTGTCCTGTCAGCGCTTGGTCTTATTCTGCACAGGTTCGGTAAAATCGAGACACCCGATTTTGTTCTGGTTGCAGCTGCAGGCGGGATATTCGCGATTTTAGCACTGCTTTGTGCCGCAAAGGGGCTACGCAATCTATGGGTGAATGGTGACAAAGGCGGTGCGCGTTCGTTCTGGGCCAGCTTTCTGGCATGTGCTGTTCTGCTGCCCCTCTGTTTCATTGCCTCGCTCTGGTATGGCTCGCCTCCGCTCTATGATCTGACGACCGACTTTGAGACGCCGCCGCAGTTTCCTTCGACCATGCCTGCACGCTTAACGCGTATGAATTCGCTGTCTGTTGAGGTCCAGAGCGATATGCTGAGGCAGATGTCCGCCTATCCTGATGTGATGGGGCGCCGCTATGAAGCTGCACCCGACCGGGTGGCGCAAGGCGTGGAAAACACCTTGAAAGCATTTGGCTGGAAACAAATCAGCCGTGACACGCCGCTGCCAGCGCAGAATGCGACACGCTTTGCAGCAACTGCGCACAGCACCATTCTTGGTTTGAAAAGCGATGTGGTCATCCGCCTGCTTGATGAAGGTGAGACGACTTATGTCGATATGCGATCCGTTTCGCGTTACGGCAATCGGGATATGGGCCTGAATGCTGCCTTTATCACCGAGTTTCTGTCTGCGCTTGAGGGCGAAGTGAACAAGGCTCCTGCTGACGTGGAGTGA
- a CDS encoding MBL fold metallo-hydrolase, giving the protein MALDFDGSFAPEYGTPVALNKGLLRLTANNPSAFTFHGTNSYIVGTDTLAVIDPGPEDEAHYQALLAAIAGRPVSHIFVSHTHRDHSPLAKRLKEQTGALVVAEGPHRPARPYYSGEINMLEASADIDFAPDLALADGAKIDGDGWSLRGIHTPGHAANHMAFGLEGTGILFSADHVMAWATSIVAPPDGSMSDYMTSLEKLLERDDRIYLPGHGGAVTKPAAFVRGLRAHRKMRERAILERIVQGDRTIPDMVKTIYRDTDPRLHGAAALSVLAHLEDLVGRGEVITDGNPSLNGIYQPR; this is encoded by the coding sequence ATGGCGCTTGATTTTGACGGCAGCTTTGCCCCTGAATATGGGACTCCGGTTGCCCTGAATAAAGGCCTGCTGCGGCTGACCGCGAATAATCCCAGCGCTTTTACCTTTCATGGCACCAATAGTTACATTGTAGGCACCGATACACTGGCGGTTATCGATCCTGGACCGGAAGATGAAGCGCATTATCAGGCGCTGCTTGCAGCAATTGCCGGTCGCCCTGTCAGTCATATCTTTGTGAGCCACACGCATCGCGACCACTCGCCTCTCGCAAAGCGATTGAAGGAACAGACCGGCGCGCTCGTTGTCGCCGAAGGTCCGCATCGCCCTGCCCGCCCCTATTACAGCGGCGAGATCAATATGCTGGAGGCGAGCGCCGATATTGATTTTGCGCCCGATCTGGCCCTCGCCGATGGTGCGAAAATCGATGGCGATGGCTGGAGCCTTCGCGGCATACACACACCCGGACACGCCGCCAATCATATGGCTTTTGGCCTTGAAGGCACCGGCATTCTTTTTTCAGCCGATCATGTGATGGCATGGGCCACATCCATCGTCGCACCGCCCGATGGATCGATGAGCGATTACATGACTTCGCTTGAAAAGCTGCTGGAGCGCGATGATCGCATCTATCTGCCCGGTCATGGTGGAGCCGTCACCAAGCCAGCTGCATTTGTGCGTGGTTTACGCGCACATCGGAAAATGCGGGAGCGTGCGATATTGGAGCGGATCGTGCAAGGCGACCGCACCATTCCCGACATGGTCAAGACTATCTACCGCGATACAGACCCGCGCCTGCATGGTGCTGCAGCTCTCTCAGTTCTCGCCCACCTTGAAGATCTTGTCGGGCGCGGTGAAGTCATTACGGATGGCAACCCATCGCTTAACGGCATTTACCAGCCGCGGTGA
- a CDS encoding biotin transporter BioY: MRQRNKSRVAVASLPVGYLQTRQLARAFRFVLLALIGTAVLTISANIKVDLLYVNVTMQTAALFAISAFYGSRLAVATVALYLLEGALGLPVFTGTPEKGLGLAYMVGPTGGYLLSYLIAAWMVGRAADKGLARKPLFLGGVMLAAEVVILVMGAGWMAYLFGLEKGLAFGFGVFIIGDLVKLALAACGVPAIMSLLKR; the protein is encoded by the coding sequence ATGCGTCAGAGAAACAAATCAAGGGTTGCCGTTGCTTCTCTTCCTGTCGGCTACTTGCAAACCAGGCAATTGGCTCGTGCTTTCCGGTTTGTTTTGCTCGCGCTTATCGGTACCGCTGTTCTTACCATTTCCGCCAATATCAAAGTCGATCTTCTCTACGTTAACGTGACAATGCAGACCGCAGCGCTGTTTGCAATCTCTGCGTTTTATGGCTCGCGTCTGGCGGTTGCCACGGTTGCCCTCTATTTGCTTGAAGGCGCACTCGGCTTGCCGGTTTTCACCGGAACGCCGGAAAAGGGGCTTGGCCTCGCTTACATGGTTGGTCCGACAGGGGGCTATCTGCTGTCCTATCTCATTGCGGCCTGGATGGTCGGTCGCGCTGCCGATAAGGGGCTGGCGCGCAAACCGCTTTTTCTCGGCGGTGTCATGCTTGCTGCAGAGGTTGTCATCCTTGTGATGGGAGCAGGTTGGATGGCCTATTTGTTCGGTTTAGAAAAAGGTTTAGCATTCGGCTTTGGCGTGTTCATCATTGGTGATCTCGTCAAGCTCGCACTTGCTGCTTGTGGGGTTCCCGCAATCATGTCGCTTCTCAAGCGATAA
- a CDS encoding ureidoglycolate lyase, with translation MKFEVLEVEPLTKAAFAPFGDVIEIEGAERRLINNGTTERFHDLAHVEAAGTDARVLINIFRGQSFTAPVDVVMLERHPFGSQAFVPLNGRPFLVVVAEDADGKPGKPRAFLAQGDQGVNYWRNVWHHPLVSLEQTSDFLIVDRAGSENNLEEYFLPDVTYRIETIPALETQI, from the coding sequence GTGAAATTTGAAGTGCTTGAAGTTGAGCCGCTGACAAAGGCGGCTTTTGCGCCATTTGGGGATGTAATCGAGATTGAAGGCGCCGAACGTCGCCTTATCAACAATGGCACGACGGAGCGCTTCCACGATCTGGCCCATGTTGAAGCAGCAGGCACCGACGCCCGCGTCCTCATCAATATTTTTAGAGGCCAGTCCTTCACAGCGCCTGTCGATGTCGTCATGCTGGAGCGGCATCCGTTCGGCTCGCAGGCTTTTGTGCCGCTGAATGGCAGGCCGTTTCTTGTTGTTGTTGCAGAAGATGCGGATGGCAAACCCGGAAAACCGAGAGCGTTTCTGGCGCAAGGTGATCAGGGCGTCAATTACTGGCGCAATGTCTGGCATCATCCGCTTGTGTCGCTGGAGCAGACATCGGATTTTCTTATTGTTGACCGGGCCGGAAGTGAGAATAATCTGGAGGAATATTTCCTGCCGGATGTCACTTATCGCATCGAGACAATCCCGGCTCTCGAAACGCAAATCTGA
- the uraH gene encoding hydroxyisourate hydrolase: MGKLSTHVLDTAHGSPAAAMRIELYRLGALGKTELIKRTVTNLDGRTDEPLLSGSEMQEGTYELQFHVAEYFEGRSADVANPPFLDLIPIRFAIADEDGNYHVPLLVSPWSYSTYRGS; this comes from the coding sequence ATGGGCAAGCTATCAACACATGTTCTCGACACTGCACATGGTAGTCCAGCCGCAGCAATGCGGATTGAACTCTATCGGCTTGGCGCTTTAGGCAAAACCGAACTGATCAAGCGTACCGTAACCAATCTCGATGGTCGCACCGACGAACCATTGCTCAGCGGAAGTGAAATGCAGGAAGGCACCTATGAGCTTCAGTTTCACGTTGCTGAATATTTCGAAGGGCGCAGCGCCGATGTCGCCAATCCGCCGTTCCTTGATTTGATCCCGATCCGTTTTGCGATTGCAGATGAAGACGGCAATTATCATGTGCCGTTGCTGGTCAGCCCCTGGTCCTACTCGACCTATCGCGGCAGTTGA